The sequence GGTCATCGTCTGCTATGTTTTTTTGCAGAACTGGCGTGCCACGCTGATACCATCCATCACCATTCCGGTCTCGCTCTGCGCCACCTTCATGGTGCTTGCAGCCCTTGGCTACAGCATCAATACGCTGACGCTCTTTGGTCTCGTGCTGGCCATCGGCCTGGTGGTAGACGATGCCATAGTGGTGGTTGAGCGGGTCATGGAGCTGATGGAAAGCGAAGGGCTCGATCAAAAAAGTGCAGCCATCAAGGCGATGCAGCAAGTCAGCGGCGCGGTCATCGCCACCACGCTGGTACTGCTGTCCATTTTTGTTCCCATTGGATTTATGGCAGGCATTACCGGCAAGATTTACCAGCAGTTTGCGGTGTCGATTTCAGCAGCGGTCTTTTTTTCCACAGTCAACGCCCTCACGCTAAGCCCCGCGCTCTGCGCAACCTTTCTTCAGGTGGCCAAACCGAAACAGCAGGGTCCGAAGCACTGGTTCAATACCGCGCTCAACCGTGTACGGGGCGGCTATGTTTCCGGCAGTACCTGGATTGCCCGCAAACTGGTCTTTAGCACCATGATCCTGCTTGGGGTATTTGGCGGTGTCTATTTCCTGTTCAACACCAGTTCGACTGCCTTTTTGCCCGATGAAGACCAGGGCGTCATTTTCGGGATGGCGCAACTGCCCGAAGGGGCCACCCGCGCCCGCACCGAGGCGCTGCTGGAGCATGTGTTGACGCCGCTGCAGGATGAGCCGGGGATCGATTACACCATTCAGGTCACCGGCTTCAGCATGATGGGCGGTTCTTCCGAAAACGTGGCCTTCTTCATGTTCGGCCTTGACCATTGGAGCCGGCGTGAGTCTCCCGGGCTGAGCATTACGGCCATCCAGCAAAAGCTGCAGGCACGGCTGGCCGCAGAACCCGGCGCGCAGCTCAACCTGTTTGTGCCGCCCGCCATCATGGGGCTGGGCAACAGCGGGGGCCTGGATATTCGCCTGCAGGCCACCGCCGACAACGATCCCCAGCAGCTCCAGTCCGTAATGAACAACTTTTTGATGCAACTCAACATGGCCCCGGAAATCATGTTTGGCTTCAGTGCCTATTCCGCCGCAACGCCCCATCTCTATCTGGATGTGGACCGCACCAAGGCAGCGTTGATGCAGGTCGAGGTCAGCAGTATTTTCAGTGCATTGCAAAACTATCTCGGTTCGCTCTATGTAAATGATGTCAACTTTGACGGGCAGGTGAACAAGGCCATTGTACAAGCCGACTGGCCACACCGGAAGAACCTTGAGGCCCTCGGCAATATCCATGTAAAGAACCGCAATGGCGCGATGGTGCCCCTGGGCAGCCTGGTTACGACGAAAACCACCCTGGCACCGCGAATGATTGAACGTTATAACAAGTTCTCGGCGGTCGGCATCACCGCCTTTACGGCGCCGATGGTCAGCAGCGGTGATGGAATGACCAAGGTTTCCGAAATTGCGGAAACAGCCCTGCCGGAAGGCTATACCTTTGACTGGTCGGGACTGAGCTATCAGGAAGCCACTACCGCAGGATCGGCCACCCTGATTTTCATGATGGCTATTATTTTTGCCTATCTTTTTCTTGTGGCCCAATATGAAAGTTGGACCACACCGCTACCGGTAATCCTTTCAACTGCGGTAGCCGTGCTTGGCGCCCTGGCCGGACTGATGGTGATCAAATTGCCGTTGAGTATCTATGCCCAACTCGGTGTGATTCTGCTGGTCGGCCTGGCTAGTAAAAATGCGATTCTTATCGTTGAATTTTCCAAAGCCCGGCGTGAAGACGGCCTGTCCATCATTGAGGCGGCCGCCGATGGCGCGAAACAGCGGTTCCGTGCGGTATTGATGACCGCCTTTACCTTCATCCTCGGTGTGCTGCCCATGGTGTTCGCCAGCGGCGCCGGCTCCGCCAGCCGCCAGGCCATCGGCACCACGGTGTTTTCCGGGATGCTGGCCGCCACCTTGTTTGGGATTGTACTGGTCCCGGCACTCTTTGTGTTGTTCCAAACGTTCCGGGAAAAGATGTACGTCATCCGTAACCGCTCCGCAGCCAAGCATTTGTCCATGTTGCTGTTCTTATTGCCGATGCTGATGGTCGGTTGCATGACAGTGGGGCCGGACTACCAGCGGCCCGGTCTGCCGGACATCCCTGATGCGCGGAATGTCGAGGTGGATGTGGCCGAATGGTGGAACCAATTCAACGATCCGGTGCTGACCGATATGGTCCAACGGGCGCTGAACAACAATCATGACCTTAAAACAGCCGTGGCCCGGGTTCGCCAGGCCCGCGCCCAACTGGCCCGGACCAAGGCCGCCTACGGGCCGACCGTGGATCTAACCGGTAGGATCGATCGTTCCGATTCTTCAGCAAACGGTATGTCGGACACCGGTTCCACCACCCTCTACAGCACCGGATTCGATGCCGTCTGGGAAATCGATATTTTTGGCGGGACCAGGCGGTCGGTCGAAGCAGCCGTTGCGGACTGGGAAGCGATCCGGGTCGGGCTGGATGACGTCCGGGTCAGTGTGGCCGCGGAGACCGCGATCGCCTATCTCAGCGTTCGCACCTACCAGCACCGCCTGACCGTATCGCTGGCCAACCTGGAAGTTCAGCAGAATACCTATGAGATCCTTGCCGACAGGTTTAACATCGGCTTGAGCAATGGATTGGCCGTGCAACAAGCGCGTTACAATCTCGAAAGCACCCGGGCCGAGATTCCCACCCTTGAGGCCGGGCTGGAGAGCGCCCGAAATGCTCTATCGGTATTGGCAGGCGAGATGCCGGGCAGTTTACAAATCCCGGATATCGACCGGATACCGCAATCTGATCCGGAGCTTGAAGGCATTCCGGCAAACCTGTTGCGCCGCCGCCCGGATGTCCAACGCGCCGAACGCGAGCTGGCTGCCCAGACGGCACGCATCGGTGTGGCCGTGGCCGATCTCTATCCCAAGTTTACGCTGACCGGCTCCATCGGGCTGGAGTCTTTGGCGTCGTCTACGCTTTTCGAGTCAGACAGTGGGACATACAGCATTATACCCGGAATTCGCTGGCCGATTTTTTACTCCGGTTCTATCCGTAACAATATTAAAATTCAGGAAGCGGTCCAGGAACAGTATCTGTATGCCTATGAATCCGCAGTGCTGAATGGTGTGCAGGAAGTGCGTGATGCGTTGATGGATTACCGCAAGGAAAAAGAGCGTCGCGCTTCGCTCAGGCTCGCTGTCGAAGCTGCCCGTGCCGCCCAGGAGCTGGCCCAGGATCAATACCGCAATGGCCTTTCCGACTTCAACAATGTGCTTGATGCACAGCGTTCGCGGCTCAGCTTCCAGGAAAAACTTGCCGTCAGCGAGGGCACGGTAAGCCGGAACGCCGTCCGACTCTACAAGGCACTGGGCGGCGGGTGGCGTGCTTTTGAAGAGTAGTCTATCCGTTTCCAACGACCTGAAGGTGGAACTCCGAACGTAATAGCGTTGAGAATGCTCGGCGGAGCGGATAAAGAAAGGCGGCGTTACAACAGGGAAACGACTTCAAACACAAAGACAATCACCCAAATCAGGATACTGATGCCGGCTGCCGCAGCAGCGATGTCCTTGATGATGCCGACACGCGGGTCCTCGTCGGGCTGAATCATATCGCAGATCGCTTCTATGGCGGTGTTGAATATTTCAGATATGACCATTACGCCGGTGGCGACGACGATTAAAAGCAGGTCGAACCACTTGTGCAGGGCCAGGCAAACAACAAGTAGAATCGAAGAAAGCAGAAGTTTGTAAGCAACACTGAAATCGGCCAAAACCGCGTAGCGCAGGCCGGACATACAGACTTTCAATTTTTGGAGGGGACGAAAACCGGGCTGGCCGGTGTTCAGGAATTTGTTGCGCATGGGATTATTTCCTTTTAAGTCAGTTTATGCTGCCGGCGGATGCTGTTGCCATGGCCTACAACAACCCCCGATACCGGATAAATAACTGTGTCACGGTCCAAGTTCCGATGGTCACTTTTAACGCGATCAGCAGGTTGAAGAGCGGGATGGCGAGGGTGCTGAATAAGGCTGCCATGTCGCCCCGGAACAAATCGGGCCTAAGCAGAAAAAGCCCTGTCAGCACCAGGAACACGAGAATGACGCTTTTTTCCGCCGTCTTTACCCGCCACTGCTTGTAATGCCGCTGCATCTTTTCCGGCGGGGATGTGATCGCCACCAATCCGATGGCTGTGCCGCCGGCCACACCGGCCGCAAATCCACCGCCGGGACTCAAGTGGCCCCGTATGGCAAGCTCCACGCAGATCATGGCTGACACAGAAGCCCCTAGCCGGGCGAGGATGACCGATGTCTCTTCGCGCACATAGGTGATAAATTTTACAGGGTCGTGTCTGGAAAGAAAGACGTAGACGCCCTGAACCGCAATGGTGAAAACCATCACCTCAAATACGGTGTCGTAAACCCGATTCCGCAGCAATATACCGGCCACGGCGTTGGGAACGCCGGTTTCCGAGACAATTGTCCGTACGATGTCAACAGAGACCTCCGGGGCTCCGTGGACAAAAACAGAGAGTTTGACAAAGACCGCCGCGATGACGATCAGGTAGATGACGGTCATATCAGTGATCGCCTTTCGAGATTGCAGTGTCCGGCCACCGGAAAGCGGTGACACCGGTGTTCACGGATATCCGGCGGGCAAAGCCTTCAAGCCCGGCGGGCCGGTAGACGAGAACCGGAGCGTCGCCGGAGGGGTGTTCCGGGGTCGCATCTGTAAAAATGACCATCGCGTTCGATTTTCCGAGCAGGATATCCGCATCCCCGTTTTTCAAAGCATTGACCGCGTCTTCAACCATGGCGTAGTCTGTGGTTTCGAACCGGAGATGCTTTTTACGACACGCAGCCTTGATCGCTGCTGTTGCCGTTTCAACGGATGCGGATGGCGTCCCTTGCGGCCGCACCACACCGAGCCGGATCACCATCGTGGAGCGTACGGCGATGGTGTAAAGAACGATGGTGAGCAGACTGCCCATGAGCGCCTCTGTGACGGCCACGTCCGCCGCGCCGAGCGACGCATACGTCAAAGCCGACACAGCACCGAGGACGCCCCGCGAGATCAGCGCATTGTAAGGATTTCGCTGGAGCACGGTGAGGAGCGCGCTTAGGGGCATAAGCAGTGCGATGCTGAAAAGAATGGGTGTTTCGGTCATTTGGAAGTCCCCCGGGTTGAGCAATGGGCGATCACGTATCCGAGCATGGTGTTCCACACTGCAAGAGAGAGGATGGCGAGTAGCAGCAGGGGCCATTCACGCGGATACCGCACCCAGAGGCCTGTGATTATCAGGATTGATCCCAGGGTATCGGCCACACCAAGGATGTGGAGCTTCCAGGCTGTCGATCTCCTGCCGAACATACCGAAAGTGCCCCATATCCAGAAAAAGAGGCCGATTCCCATCAAAATAAGGCTGAGCATGTTACTCATTGCACATTGAGCCGGTTTAAAAGGTGAGACAAGAGCATGATCCCCGCGTTTCCGGCGCTTAAGACAATTACCGCCACGACCGCAATCATCCAGTCTTCCCGCATCACGGAAACCGCCAGAGCGAGCACCGCCGTTTTGGAGGAGATGCTTGAAAACGTGAGGATTCGTTCCCACACGCTCCGTTCCCGAAAAAGCGCGAGAATCTGTACGGCGATCACCAGCGTCATCATAAATAGTATCATAGAGAGTATTTGGCTCATTATTTCTCCTTTGGACGAATGTGGTGAACGGTGATGTGTCTGTGTTTATCAAAGTTGATCACCAGGGTCTTAGGCGTAAAGGTCACCAAAAAAATCTCCATAAAAACAACCAGGGGATTGAAGCCGAACCGGACCGGGTGCGTCTCTGTATATTCAAACCGATGGCGTCGAATCACCATGTCCGCCGCCTGGAGGTAGGCGATCGGGACGGCGCGAAGGCACTGAAGCAGCACCGCCGTCAAAACCTTTCCAGAGACCGGTTTGCCGGGGATTTTCGGAATCAGCACCGCCGCCGCCAATCCGATGCAGATATTGGCCGGGCCTATATCCGCTGTCAGCAAAAGCCAGAAACAGAGCCGTATCAATAGAGAACCCATCATGCAACCTCCTGTAAGATCATGAGCACCCATAACAGAATGACCATTGTGCCGATCAGGTGGCGGAAGTATTCGGGCCGGCGGGAGAGTCGTATGCTGACCCGTCGGAAGATCAGGCCGTAAAGTCCCCAGCCGGTGAGTATTATGAACAGGGCTTTTCCGATTTCTTTCGTGGCGGCGGGGTCTGGTGTAATGCCGAAAACGAGCATTCCGGCCAAGAGCGGGAACACGGGCATTACCGGCGCAGGTTTTGACGTGGATGCCGCCGGGGCAGGCAAAAATATCAGTTTTGCCAGGATCAGCGCAGTGCCGACGGCTCCTGCCGTCATCCAGGGGGCATGCAAGTGCGTCAGATGGCGGAAGAGCTCGGTTTTTGCCACATATCCGGCCAGAAACGGCGCTCCGGAAAGTGATAAAACGGCGACGGTCATTATGGCCCGGAGGCGTCTGTCAACGCCAATGGTTTTTAACACCCCGATCTCCCGCGCCGGGAGCTTTCCGGCGGATAAAAAGAGACATGCTTTTGCGATGCCGTGGGCAAACGCATAAAACGCACCGGCAACCGGCGCGGCGAGCATTACGCCCACTTGGGAGATGGTGCTGAAGGCCAGGAGCCGCTTTACATCGGTCTCGAAAATCGCGAAACAGACCCCGAACAAGGAACTGGCGATGCCGATCCATCGAAGGATTGTGCCGGTTTCCGGGGAGTGCAGGGCGATGGTCATCAGGGGAAAGATCGCGATCTTCACCAATACGCCGGACAGCAGGGCGGAGACCGGGGCTTCGGCCTCGGAATGGGCAAAGGGCAGCCATAGTCCGGGAATAAAAACACCGCCTTTGACCAGCAGTCCGGTGATCAGCAGTGCCGACGCGACCGGCGGGCTGTGTGAAACCCCGTCGATGGCGAACGAGAGCGTCGATTCATAGACCAACACAACGCCGATCAGATAGAAGAGCATGGCAATGTTGCTGACAAAGAGGTAGCGGAATGCGTTCCAAACGCTTCCCGATTTCAGGGGATGGCCAATGAGCAGGCCCGCGGTGATGGTGGTCAGCTCCAGAGCCACGTAAAGGCTGAAGAGGTCTGCACAGATAAACGCGGCATTGATCCCGGCGTGGAGCGTGATGATGAGGGTGTGCAAAAACGGCGAAGCATTATTTCGACGCCGTAAATCGAGGACCACGGCGGCGGAGACGAGCGCGTTGGTCAGCAGCAGCCATGCGGTTCGCGTATCGGTTTTCAGCATCACCCCGAATGCATCGACCAGAACCCATGCGGTTGTCGAATCCTGGTGGAAGAGCCAGGCGGCGTACGCCGCTGTCGGCAAACAGGCCGGCAGGCTCAAAAGACCCGCCGACCGGGGCCGCATCATACTGAGCATGCACAACAACAGCGGTGTCAGGATGATTGTCAGGGGATGGGTCATGGGCGGGGTTTTCCGGTCCGCTTCTCGGCTTCAACACGTTCAATGTCGTCAATGTCAAGGGTCGGATATTCCTTTGACAGGATCATCAGGCAGACGAGCAACAGCGCGACAATCGAAAAGCCGATGACAATCGCTGTCAGGATCACCGCCTGGGGGACCGGGTCCGCATAGGCGACTGTTTCCGGGGCCTCGCCGACAATCGGCGTGACCATCCCGCCGCGGGACGCAATGAAGAGAAAATAGCCGATCACTCCTGTTCCCATGACATCCATTGAAAGGGTCTTCATCATCAGGTTTTTTCGACAAAGAGCGCCCATCAAGCCGATGAAGATTGTCAGCAAAAAGAGTGTTTCCATTTATATACCGCCGGACGCCATAACACCTGCTTGCGCGATTCACGGCGGCGGAGCCGCCGTGAATAAGTAATTGTGTAGTTTTTTCTGGATAACTCCAAACCAATTCATTCCTATTTTCAGTATCAGAAAAAAACTGAATTGACAAATAAATAAGTTGTAAGTTTCCGGTTGTGTGTGCCATGCACGGCACATGTTCTTAAAATTGAGTCAACTGTATAGAATTTCAATACATTTAGCAAGTCTTAGACCCAGCCGGATGGAGGCGAAGGGTGTAGTGGTATGGCAACGGGCCATCGGTGACGGTAGTTCGAAAGGAAGCCGTCCTGCTGAGGCAGGGCACCACAAAAGTACGGGATGACGAACAGGAATCGAGTATGAGGCGCACATACCGGGACGAGCCTGCACAACAAGGTAAAGTCCTCTATCCATTACAGGGTATATCCGTAAACTCGGCATTCACGTACTGAAAGGTGATCAGATCCTTGAACGCAACAACATTATCCGGGCATGGAAACAGGTTTGTGCCAACAACGGAGCGCCCGGCGTAGACGATGTGTGGACAGTCAAAGATTCGGATTCATTCCAAGAGTATGGAACGTTTCACTATGCGGCAATGCCTGCAAAAAGTACTGGCGTATGAGCAAAATCAAATGGGTGGCCATTGCCATGCCTGAAAGATATTTTATTGATAAAGGATTATATCTGCCCGGGAACTGATTCCTAAAATCAGCCAAAACCCCCTGGTACGTAATCCGTATACCGGGTGGTGTGGGAGGGCTCCTCAGTGATGGGGAGTCCTATCCCGATTAACCATTTATTTTTTCTTTAAATATGATTTAAGGTCTCTGTAATAGTTCTCGTGTGGACCAAGTATAATAAGCTCAAGGTCTTCACCTAAAAAACGATATGATAAAAGATAGAGCACTCCTTGAATTTTGCATTTGTGTACAAAAACTCCTCTTAAATCTCCTTTTTTCTCCACACCGATTTTAGGATCAGAGACAATTTCTTTAACGGCAACATCTAAATGCTGTTTTTGTTTAGGTTTTAATTTCTTTACTTTTTTGGCGAACGAGCTTGATTGGTAGATTTTCATTTTGTATCAACCGAATTGGTACTCTTCTTTTTCGTCTTGATTCAATTCTTCAATGCCTATGAGTATTTCTTTGATAAGGTCGTAAGTGAGGTCAGGATTTTCTTCGGCGCATTTTCCAATTTTTGCCCAATGTTCTATCTGGCCAGTCAGTGATCGATGGTCAATTTTGCTGTATTTACGGGCATCTTTTAATAATGATTCTGATATTCTTACTGCTGTGGGCATTTTGCTACCTCCATTCTAATTGAATTTTATTCATTTTAGCCCATTTTGCAGCAAAATGCAATTTTGTGATTCGTTTTGTTTTTTTGGTGAATCGCGGTGCTGGACGAAGTCAGCACCGCGATTCACGGCGGCGGAGCCGCCGTGAACGCCCCGGTTCAGCGGCGGCGCGTAAGCGCCGTCCGCTGCAACCGGTTGTTAGCTGTCTAGAGACGATCTCGCGTGATGCAGAAGGACTAATCACTTCACTGGCTCGAAATCGCCTGGTTTCCATGTCTTGTCGAAGAATGGCTGGAGTGGTCCATACAGGCGAATCAGCACATTGTAGCTCTTGCCCGGCATGGTCTGGATCCAGTTGCCCTCCTTGCCTTCCGGTGCCTTGGGACCGAACCACATCGTGTATGAGCCGTCGGTATTCGGCTTAACGGAGGGATTCAGGCTGTCGAGGCCGGCGGATTTCTGATTGGTCTCAAGCATCGAGCGGTGCTGGCCGTCATAGACCATGAACGACCAGAAATCCTTGGCCGGCACTGGAGCCGGAAGTGTGACCGAGTAGGTCTTGCCACCATCGAGGTAGTCGCCGTTCACGTCCTGCGCAGCGATGCCGTAGACTGAGCCCTGACCTACTTTGGGTGCGGTCATGGCAGGTGTGATACCGGTGGCGTAATAGTGGAAAAAGATGCGGTCATCGAGCATACGCTCACCGTTGTCGTAGAAGGCATAGTTGCCGCCGCCAGTGAACGGGGTGTTCCACTTGCGATCGGGCCAGATGTAGTAGCGGGGATTGCGCGGAGCGAAGGTGATCGCGCGGGCCGTGGCATTGCCGATGGCCACGCCGTCGGTAAGTATCTTCTTCATGCGAGCGTCGGGGTTGAAGGACTGTCCCTTCTTGATTCCGATTGAGGCGAAAAGCCCAACCAGTTCCGGGTCGAACGAATCGGCTGGCTCATACTGGATGACCGCGTTCAGCTCCTCAAAGAAGTGGAAATTGTTGGCATGGACGGTGTTCATCTGTTTGCCGGAAAGGTTGACGAAGCGCTGCTTGGGCGGGTTCGCCGCCTGTGAGAGTGGGTAGGTGCGGAAGCCAGCCTTCACATTGGCCGACGACGCCTTGAGATCGCCATCTTTGACGAATGCCCGAAAGAACGACAGGTTGCGGTAGCTCGGCGTTCTTACCACGAAATATCCTTCTGGCAGCTCCCCCTTGTAGTCACGGTGCACGAACAGGTATTTACCGCCCTTGCCCTGGTCCGGACCGGTGAAACCAAAGTCCGTGACGTAACGGAAGTAGGCGTCATCGACCGGACCAAGCACGCCCGCTGGGACCTCGACAACAACAGGCTCCTCTTTGACGTTGATCTCGAACATGTTGTAGATGGTGGTTGACTGGGCGGTCAGGTAGAGCGAGCGCGCATCCATGAGCTCTTCGAACATGCCGAGGTCGCCTACATTGACCCCGGCCGCCTTGATGCCTTCAAGCACCGCGTAGATCGAAGCGGCGGGAATGCCGTTGAGGAAGGTTTCCGCACCACGGGTTGTGTCGAGGAAGTCGTAGGACTTCTTGACAGTGTCCTTGCTCGGCATGCCGTCGAAGAAATCGAGGTCGCCGAGCAACTCGGTGCGAACCTTGTCAGGCGTCAAGATCGATGCGGGAACATCCGCCTTGTACTTGGGCTCCTCCGCTGAAACCGCAGCAGACGCGGATAGCAATAGCAAGGCACTGGCCACGATACTTAACTTGGTTCTACTGATGTTCATTGTTTTGTCTCCTCATTGGTTTTCGTTGTGCGTACTCTGGACGAAGTCAGCACCGCGATTCACGGCGGCGGAGCCGCCGTGAACATTTGAGCTCACTGGTTTTTGCGGAGCGTAGCGGAGGAAAAATCCAGTGCAGCAATTTGTGTGTGCCGGGCACGGCACATGTTCTTAAAAGTGAGTCAAATGTATAGAATTTAAATACATTTGACAAGTCTTAGACCCAGCCAGATGGAGGCGAAGGGTGTAGTGGTATGGCAACGGGCCATCGGTGACGGTGGTTCGAGAGGAAGCCGTCCTGTTGAGACAGGGCACCGCAAAAGTACGGGATGACGTACAGGAATCGAGTATGAGGCGCACATACCGGGACGAGCCTGCACAACAAGGTAAAGTCCTCTATCCATCACAGGGTATGTCCGTAAACTCGGCATTCACGTACTGAAAGGCATGTGTTTACCCCGGGAGGTCTTCCATGTGCCAAAACGGCTGAGGACCGGGTAACCGGTTCTGACCGCATGGGAGAAATCAGCAGAAGGCATAGTAGCTGGTGGAAACGAGCCCCGCAAAGGCGGGGAGGTCTCACCCCGGCGAAGGCCTGAACGGTGCCTGGGCCGAACGGTCCGGGTAAATGATAACGACAAATAGGAGGTGTGTACTTGTGAACAGACGGCCACAGCAGATGGAACTGTTCCCAGCGTCACAGATTGCCGAACGTCTGGGAAACAATGACCGGTTAATGGAGATGATCCTTGAACGCAATAACATTATCCGGGCATGGAAACAGGTTTGTGCTAACAAAGGTGCCCCCGGAGTAGACGGTATGAAAACCAATCAACTCGGGAACTACCTGGCAAAGCACTGGCCTGAAATCGAGCAAGACCTGCTTAACTGCAGACATAAACCGCTACCGGTGAAACGGAAGGAAATCCCCAAACCAGACGGCGGTGTCCGTTTACTGGGAATACCCACGGTGCTTGACCGGTTTATACAGCAGGCCATATCCCAGATCCTGGAACAGGTATGGGAACCCTTTTTCTCTGAATGCAGCTATGGATTCAGACCTGGTAGATCCGCACACGATGCGGTGATACAGGGCAAAAGGTACATGGTTGAAGGTTATACGTATGTCGTAGATATGGACCTGTCCAATTTTTTTGATCGAGTTTCGCACGACCGCCTGATGAGTAGACTCGCCAACAAAATCAAGGATAAGCGCGTATTAAAAGTGATACGGCAATATCTAAGATCCGGTGTAATGATCTCAGGCGTTACGGTTCCTACGGAAGAAGGAACTCCCCAGGGAGGCCCTCTCTCTCCTTTACTGTCCAACATCGTCCTTGATGAGTTGGATAAGGAACTTGAGAAACGAGGACACAGATATGTCCGTTATGCCGATGAC comes from uncultured Desulfobacter sp. and encodes:
- a CDS encoding DUF1254 domain-containing protein yields the protein MNISRTKLSIVASALLLLSASAAVSAEEPKYKADVPASILTPDKVRTELLGDLDFFDGMPSKDTVKKSYDFLDTTRGAETFLNGIPAASIYAVLEGIKAAGVNVGDLGMFEELMDARSLYLTAQSTTIYNMFEINVKEEPVVVEVPAGVLGPVDDAYFRYVTDFGFTGPDQGKGGKYLFVHRDYKGELPEGYFVVRTPSYRNLSFFRAFVKDGDLKASSANVKAGFRTYPLSQAANPPKQRFVNLSGKQMNTVHANNFHFFEELNAVIQYEPADSFDPELVGLFASIGIKKGQSFNPDARMKKILTDGVAIGNATARAITFAPRNPRYYIWPDRKWNTPFTGGGNYAFYDNGERMLDDRIFFHYYATGITPAMTAPKVGQGSVYGIAAQDVNGDYLDGGKTYSVTLPAPVPAKDFWSFMVYDGQHRSMLETNQKSAGLDSLNPSVKPNTDGSYTMWFGPKAPEGKEGNWIQTMPGKSYNVLIRLYGPLQPFFDKTWKPGDFEPVK
- the ltrA gene encoding group II intron reverse transcriptase/maturase, which translates into the protein MNRRPQQMELFPASQIAERLGNNDRLMEMILERNNIIRAWKQVCANKGAPGVDGMKTNQLGNYLAKHWPEIEQDLLNCRHKPLPVKRKEIPKPDGGVRLLGIPTVLDRFIQQAISQILEQVWEPFFSECSYGFRPGRSAHDAVIQGKRYMVEGYTYVVDMDLSNFFDRVSHDRLMSRLANKIKDKRVLKVIRQYLRSGVMISGVTVPTEEGTPQGGPLSPLLSNIVLDELDKELEKRGHRYVRYADDCVPRRQTLLQ